In one window of Candidatus Rubrimentiphilum sp. DNA:
- the nusA gene encoding transcription termination factor NusA, which translates to MPEQMTEERLIDVLQYISRERNIPFEMLIEALEAALLTAYKRHFGSEANAIVSVDRQTGEYKVFHRRIVATEVTDPKLELTPKEAGPQYEPGDYFDEEVTPKDFGRIAAQTAKQVIVQRIREAERDTVYNKYAAKLNDIVTGTVQRFEQRNMYVLLDGKDEAMLPLSEQVPRENFRINDFIRAYVLDVRKSPKGPSVILSRSAEGLVQRLLEFNVPEVEDGTVEIMAIAREPGSRTKVAVRSVRAEVDPIGAVLGPKSSRIANVSDELRGEKVDVIKWDPDQATLIMNALAPAKVLSVELFEDDGVALVIVPDYQLSLAIGKEGQNVRLAAQMTGWRLDITSETEAAEARERYLAERAERQAAPAAEETVEAEEGEAAPVLDEDLIRKLEEFKRERLTTDDGEG; encoded by the coding sequence ATGCCTGAACAAATGACCGAAGAACGCCTTATCGACGTCCTCCAATACATCTCGCGGGAACGCAATATTCCGTTCGAGATGTTGATCGAGGCGCTGGAAGCTGCGCTGCTGACCGCCTACAAGCGGCATTTTGGAAGCGAAGCCAACGCGATCGTTTCCGTCGACCGCCAAACCGGCGAGTACAAAGTCTTTCACCGGCGGATCGTCGCGACGGAAGTCACCGATCCGAAGTTGGAACTTACGCCGAAGGAGGCCGGTCCGCAATACGAACCCGGCGACTATTTCGACGAAGAGGTGACGCCCAAAGACTTCGGCCGCATCGCCGCACAGACGGCCAAACAGGTCATCGTTCAGCGTATCCGTGAAGCCGAGCGCGACACGGTCTACAATAAATATGCCGCCAAGCTGAATGACATCGTGACGGGTACGGTGCAGCGCTTCGAACAGCGCAACATGTACGTGCTGCTCGACGGCAAGGACGAGGCAATGCTGCCGCTCTCCGAACAAGTGCCGCGCGAAAACTTCCGCATCAACGACTTCATCCGCGCGTACGTTTTAGATGTTCGTAAATCGCCGAAAGGCCCGAGCGTTATTCTATCGCGTTCGGCCGAAGGGCTCGTGCAGCGTCTGCTCGAGTTCAACGTGCCCGAAGTCGAGGACGGTACGGTCGAGATTATGGCGATTGCGCGCGAACCCGGCAGCCGCACGAAGGTCGCGGTCCGCAGCGTGCGCGCGGAGGTCGATCCGATCGGTGCAGTCCTGGGACCGAAATCGAGCCGCATCGCAAACGTCTCTGACGAGCTGCGCGGCGAGAAGGTCGACGTGATCAAATGGGATCCGGATCAGGCCACGCTCATCATGAATGCCCTGGCGCCGGCCAAAGTGCTCAGCGTCGAGCTGTTCGAAGACGACGGCGTCGCGCTCGTGATCGTGCCCGACTATCAACTCTCGCTGGCAATCGGAAAAGAAGGCCAGAACGTTCGCCTGGCCGCGCAGATGACGGGCTGGCGTCTGGACATTACCAGCGAAACCGAAGCCGCCGAAGCCCGCGAGCGCTACTTGGCCGAACGCGCGGAACGGCAAGCCGCGCCGGCCGCCGAGGAGACGGTCGAAGCCGAAGAGGGCGAGGCAGCGCCCGTGCTGGACGAAGATCTGATCCGCAAACTTGAGGAGTTCAAGCGCGAGCGGCTGACGACCGATGACGGCGAAGGCTAG
- the pyk gene encoding pyruvate kinase: METIQKRTKIVATIGPASSNPEIIRSLVLSGANVFRLNFSHGEPAEHGKTIDDIRKIADELDTHIAILQDLPGPKVRTGKLSGDASSAHLERGARFTLTTEDVPGDAQRVSVSYRHLPADVEVDRRIYLQDGAIVLRILDKSATEIHATVEVGGDLRPSQGINYPDGSLNLSAVSERDLEFLAFGLERDVDYVAVSFVRSAEDVARVKAFIGQLKKTTRVLAKIEKHEALEDIENIITHADGIMVARGDLGIEIPLERVPLVQKDLIARCNRASKPVVTATQMLESMTTSPRPTRAETTDVANAILDGTDAVMLSGETAIGAYPTEAVRVMAQIAHEVEKAYPHETLQLRRLEGVTPDIATSIAEAATRASAELKLDYIVTGTTTGNAAHHISAFRPKARIIALTPLPEVARRLALLWGIESLVIERYSSIDVLLHIMEQRMASEGLVESGDCVAFTTGMPVGAGGTNLLKIHQIP, translated from the coding sequence ATGGAAACGATCCAAAAACGAACGAAGATCGTTGCGACGATCGGGCCCGCATCCAGCAATCCTGAGATCATTCGATCGCTCGTGCTGTCCGGCGCGAACGTCTTCCGCTTGAATTTCTCGCACGGCGAACCGGCCGAGCACGGCAAGACCATTGACGACATTCGAAAAATTGCGGACGAGCTCGATACGCACATCGCGATTTTGCAAGACCTGCCCGGACCCAAAGTACGAACAGGCAAACTTTCAGGCGATGCGAGCTCGGCGCATCTGGAACGCGGCGCCCGGTTTACATTAACGACCGAAGACGTGCCTGGCGACGCGCAACGCGTCTCGGTGTCGTATCGCCATCTCCCGGCCGATGTCGAAGTCGATCGGCGCATCTATTTGCAAGACGGCGCAATCGTGCTGCGCATACTGGACAAAAGCGCCACGGAGATTCATGCGACGGTGGAGGTCGGCGGCGATCTGCGGCCCTCGCAAGGAATCAACTATCCCGACGGTTCGCTGAATCTGTCGGCTGTTTCCGAACGGGACCTGGAGTTTCTGGCATTTGGACTTGAACGCGATGTTGACTACGTCGCGGTGTCGTTCGTTCGGTCTGCCGAAGACGTCGCGCGTGTCAAAGCCTTCATCGGCCAACTGAAAAAGACGACCCGCGTGCTCGCCAAGATCGAAAAGCACGAAGCTCTGGAAGACATCGAAAACATCATCACGCACGCCGACGGTATCATGGTCGCGCGCGGCGATCTCGGGATCGAGATTCCGCTGGAGCGAGTACCGCTCGTTCAAAAGGATCTCATCGCGCGCTGCAACCGGGCCAGCAAACCGGTCGTGACCGCAACGCAGATGCTCGAATCCATGACGACGAGTCCGCGTCCGACGCGAGCCGAAACAACCGACGTCGCCAACGCGATTTTGGACGGCACCGACGCCGTGATGCTGTCAGGCGAAACAGCGATTGGGGCCTATCCGACCGAAGCCGTGCGCGTGATGGCGCAGATCGCGCACGAGGTTGAAAAAGCATACCCGCACGAGACGCTGCAGCTGCGCCGCTTGGAAGGCGTGACGCCCGACATCGCGACCTCGATTGCCGAGGCGGCGACGCGCGCCAGCGCCGAGTTGAAGTTAGACTATATCGTGACGGGCACAACGACCGGCAATGCCGCGCACCACATTTCAGCGTTCCGCCCCAAGGCGCGCATTATCGCGCTCACGCCGCTACCCGAGGTTGCGCGACGGCTCGCGCTCTTATGGGGAATCGAGTCGCTGGTAATCGAGCGCTACTCCTCGATCGACGTGCTGCTGCACATCATGGAGCAGCGTATGGCTTCGGAAGGCCTTGTCGAGAGCGGCGATTGCGTCGCTTTCACGACCGGCATGCCGGTCGGCGCAGGCGGCACGAACCTGCTAAAAATCCACCAAATTCCCTAA
- the rimP gene encoding ribosome maturation factor RimP, which yields MERSLAGEFEHAVTEIARDERFAGVEIVHHGTHGSGNKSVLSVTIDREGGVDVRTCERIAAAINARLNAYDQPYTLEVESAGLDRPLTKPGDYERFSGRDVKIVTSLLVRGGKTHRGVLRGVRGTAVILETENGELPLPLATIKSANLEYDVRADFKRAKEKRKLHA from the coding sequence GTGGAAAGGTCACTTGCCGGCGAATTCGAGCACGCGGTCACGGAGATCGCGCGCGACGAGCGTTTTGCGGGCGTGGAGATCGTGCACCACGGAACGCACGGCAGCGGAAACAAGAGCGTGCTGAGCGTGACGATCGACCGGGAGGGTGGCGTCGACGTGCGGACGTGCGAGCGAATCGCGGCCGCGATCAACGCGCGCTTGAACGCATACGACCAACCCTACACGCTCGAAGTGGAGTCGGCCGGGCTCGACCGCCCGCTGACCAAACCGGGAGACTACGAACGCTTCTCGGGCCGCGACGTAAAGATCGTCACGTCGCTGCTCGTGCGCGGAGGCAAGACGCATCGCGGCGTGCTGCGCGGCGTCCGGGGCACCGCGGTTATTTTGGAAACGGAAAACGGCGAATTGCCGCTTCCGTTAGCGACGATCAAATCTGCCAACCTGGAATACGACGTGCGCGCCGATTTCAAACGCGCTAAGGAAAAACGAAAACTGCATGCCTGA